A part of Lacibacter sp. H407 genomic DNA contains:
- a CDS encoding YqjF family protein, whose translation MSDKKIQAKAFLTAEWRNLVMMNFVVPEQVLKPHLPNGVELDAFEGKCYVSFVAFHFLDTKVKGIGFPFHKDFEEINLRFYVKYPSAEGMKRGVVFISELVPKRMITWIAKLIYQEQYSYSPIKSKIEQTNQRYLQFEWGKELEYEIKVETALQVQPIVQGSKEEFIFEHYWGYTSLSSFRTGEYRVEHPRWNIYPVNNFSYKIDFGKLYGEDFSFLNEMQPDSLFVAEGSDVSVYERTILK comes from the coding sequence ATGAGTGATAAAAAAATACAGGCAAAAGCATTTCTAACAGCCGAATGGCGGAATCTGGTGATGATGAATTTTGTGGTGCCTGAGCAGGTATTAAAACCGCATCTTCCCAACGGAGTTGAACTGGATGCGTTTGAAGGCAAATGCTATGTAAGTTTTGTGGCGTTTCATTTTCTTGATACTAAGGTTAAAGGCATTGGCTTTCCGTTTCATAAAGATTTTGAAGAGATCAATCTGCGGTTTTATGTAAAATATCCATCAGCCGAAGGAATGAAACGTGGCGTTGTGTTCATCAGTGAGCTGGTGCCCAAACGGATGATCACCTGGATCGCTAAACTGATCTACCAGGAACAGTATTCCTATTCGCCCATTAAAAGCAAAATTGAACAAACCAATCAACGATACCTTCAATTTGAATGGGGCAAAGAACTGGAATATGAAATAAAAGTTGAAACAGCGCTGCAGGTACAACCGATCGTACAAGGCAGTAAAGAAGAATTTATTTTCGAACACTATTGGGGTTATACATCATTGTCATCTTTTCGTACAGGTGAATACAGGGTTGAACATCCACGCTGGAATATTTATCCCGTCAATAATTTTTCTTACAAGATCGATTTTGGAAAACTCTATGGCGAAGATTTTTCTTTCCTGAATGAGATGCAGCCTGATTCGTTGTTTGTAGCTGAAGGTTCGGACGTTAGTGTATATGAACGGACGATCCTCAAATAA
- a CDS encoding NAD(P)/FAD-dependent oxidoreductase, translating into MKLIILGGGFGGLRLANLLSNKEGIDITLIDRFNYHQFQPLFYQVATAGLDASNISFPLRKTFQKSKNVRIRMAEVERIDTITKQVITNEDTYSYDYLVIATGASTNFFGNKNLEEHAFPMKSTVEALQLRHKLIHNFEDALHVSNKEELQRLMNVVVVGGGPTGVELSGAIAEMKKYVLPKDYPELDFSMMNIYLLEGTGKTLAAMSEQSSANSLNYLQRLGVTVLTNSLLQDYDGKNVTLKDGTSIPSALVIWAAGIKGNIPGGIDSSLIARGNRIKVDEFNFVQGLNNVFAIGDIAYMEEAHFPNGHPQVAPVAIQQATLLAANLLNLRQGKSAKAFRYKDKGAMATVGRNLAVVDVPKPKLHFGGFFAWLIWMGLHLMLILGVKNKFFVFTNWLYNYFTYDQSLRLIFKEFYRREGEEVGGR; encoded by the coding sequence ATGAAACTCATCATACTCGGCGGCGGCTTCGGTGGTTTACGTTTAGCGAATCTGCTCAGTAACAAGGAAGGCATCGATATAACACTCATCGACCGGTTTAACTATCATCAGTTTCAGCCCTTGTTTTACCAGGTGGCAACAGCAGGTCTTGATGCCTCCAATATTTCGTTTCCTCTTCGCAAAACATTTCAAAAAAGCAAGAATGTGCGTATCCGCATGGCAGAAGTGGAGCGTATTGATACAATTACAAAACAAGTGATCACGAATGAAGACACGTACAGTTATGATTATCTCGTGATCGCTACCGGTGCCTCTACCAATTTCTTCGGCAATAAAAATCTGGAAGAGCATGCGTTCCCGATGAAATCAACTGTGGAAGCATTGCAGTTGCGGCATAAACTCATTCACAATTTTGAAGATGCGTTGCATGTGTCGAACAAAGAAGAATTGCAACGCCTGATGAATGTGGTGGTGGTAGGTGGTGGCCCAACGGGTGTTGAGTTGAGTGGTGCTATTGCTGAAATGAAAAAATATGTGTTGCCGAAAGATTATCCCGAACTCGATTTCAGCATGATGAATATCTACCTGCTGGAAGGCACCGGCAAAACGTTGGCGGCCATGAGTGAACAAAGCAGTGCAAACAGTTTGAACTATCTGCAACGGTTGGGTGTTACCGTACTAACAAATTCGTTGCTGCAGGATTATGACGGAAAAAATGTAACACTGAAAGATGGTACCAGTATTCCCTCTGCATTGGTGATATGGGCGGCCGGTATCAAAGGAAATATTCCGGGTGGTATTGATTCTTCTTTAATTGCAAGAGGTAACCGCATAAAAGTAGATGAATTCAATTTTGTGCAAGGTCTCAACAATGTATTTGCCATCGGCGATATTGCGTACATGGAAGAAGCGCATTTTCCCAACGGTCATCCGCAGGTTGCACCCGTTGCTATACAGCAGGCTACATTACTGGCAGCAAATTTGCTGAATCTGCGACAAGGAAAATCAGCGAAGGCATTTCGTTATAAAGATAAAGGTGCCATGGCAACTGTTGGACGTAACCTTGCGGTGGTGGATGTGCCAAAACCAAAGCTGCATTTCGGTGGCTTTTTTGCGTGGCTCATCTGGATGGGTTTGCATCTGATGTTGATCCTTGGTGTGAAGAATAAATTCTTTGTATTTACAAACTGGTTGTATAATTATTTTACCTACGATCAGAGCTTGCGGTTGATCTTTAAAGAGTTTTACCGGAGAGAAGGAGAGGAAGTGGGTGGTAGATAG